In Rhipicephalus sanguineus isolate Rsan-2018 chromosome 1, BIME_Rsan_1.4, whole genome shotgun sequence, the DNA window gatggagaacgcacgcacgtttcacgaacccgtgtgcatgtgtggaagaagttcttgacagttcttgaacaaggtcatcatcaccgtgatcagtgagcaccagcagctggtcatgacttgttataggatccagtcgtgatcgcggtgacgaggggtcaatgtgtagtgaatcatgtggtatagtagagcttttggaattcgtggatgcctcggtcatttcgtcgacaaattgtgagtcgatagagccggcgacatgtcggaacctgaagccacccttcgcgttggtgaggtataggccgtcgaggctggtggaTCTGGATCgtgctatgtagaccaacatcagtggatggcgcttgtcgtattcgtagactacctgggcgtatgtggcctacgttgcctagtctacaaagcggctgtcaatcaatctggcatcatcctcggccagtatgaggccatcgccaagcctcgtaagaaatgaagaggacactgcgtcattctggtggacgaagtgcattttacggtgcggtgatgtggatatcatatgtaacttccgttaatgtattcctccggggtcgagcaacgcttcaatatagcttgctgaatcacaggaataaaaTTAAATGgttattagacagctataaaagtggagccaacactggaaccacagacgttaatctgatatgacgcctgtatcgtagtacacatcgtaggagtatcatgtagtgctcattgcttttttgtaaaattagatagcaagcaccataaccacaattgatgttgcaccgatattactcctgcgtaggctgtttttgcataccagtttatagacctggcgtggctcagtggtagaatacctgattgccacgcagaataattgggttcgattcctgctgggatcctaattttgattctttccatttgtagtggagcagatgcacgaccgagtgtgcgcctgtgaaggaggacgagaaacgacccgcgttctgattgcgcgagagcctgtgccgccttttgccagccttgcactgtgttagcgtacggtcccttttcgtcacgACCTCATTataccaataaacctcatcacatttggtggaggtgctgggtgggAGGTGCTGGGAGGTGCTGGGAGCACAACGCAAAGGCACACAAtgtgaatacgttgtcgcttatgcaagtcgtgttctaaagaaggctgaattaaactattccgtgtcagagaaggagtgcttggcgatcatctgggcatggacgaagtttcgcccgtatctttacggccatcctttcgacgtggttacagaccaccacgctctatgttggctttccaccttgaaagacccgtcgggacgcctgggccgttgggcacttcgattgcaggaatacgacattcgtgtcgtatatcgttccggtcgcaagcatgcagatgctgatgcactctcccgctcgccaataacaccagacGCGGCTTTTCTGTCACCCCACATTACCACCTTGTCACCACTCAGCGCcaatgacatgctttcggagcagcgtaaagacccacaccttgccttgtgctcgactaccttaccgatccgtctggtgtcccttcgacgagagcgctacgccgtcaagcagtccacttctccgtgcgagacaacattctgtaccgccgcaactacatgccagatggtcggaagtggctccttgctgtccctagtcatatgcgctctgacatctgctcgaatttccacgcggatccccaaagtgctcacacCGGCGCCCTGAAAACCCACGAAAGGCtccgtcagcgatattactggcgaggaatgtaccgctttgtgcagaaatacgttcagtcttgcactacatgccaacaaagcaagacacttccgcgacaccttactggcacgttgcagccgctcccgtacCCGGCTCGCCCctttgaccgcgtgggtatcgacctctacggcacCCTCCCGTacagtggctctggaaaccgatggattattgtcggcgtcgatcatctgatgcgctacgctgagactgcagctcttccggcagcgaccgcccgcgaagtcgcacttttcattcttcgcagcttcattcAACGCCATGGTGCTCCGtgggaactactcagtgataggggtccgcgtgttcctgtcggaggtcatccaagccctcctcgctgaatgcaatatcgttcaccggaaatccaccgcctaccatccagagacaaatggtctcaccgaacggttcaaccgcacactgggCGACATGCTGAGGATGTATACCTGCtcagaccacaccaactgggacactgtactaccttttgttacgttcgcttacaacaccgcgacgcaagcgactaccggcttttccccgttctttctctcgtagggccgcgaaccttcccacccactggacaccatactcccgtaccgacctgatgcctctgagtgcactccagtttctgaagtcgccagatacgccgaagactgccgtcagttggctcgttctctgacaggtgaagcacaaggtcgacaaaagacgcgacatgacgacgttcatcacccagcccCTACGTTTcctcctggctcccttgtttggctttgggttccccccccccccccaacgtccctggcctttcctctaaacttctggcgcggtaccatggtccctaccgtatcattcgtgccacctcgccggtgaactacatcgtcgagcccctcacacaatcgccagatttgcgctgtcgaggacgcgagaccgtacacgtcgaccgtctcaagccctactacgaccccctcattctacgtactccctgagtcgccaggatggctacgcttcaccccgggggtattgtagtggagcagatgcacgaccgagtatgcgcctgtgaaggaggacgagaaacgaaccgcgttctgattgcgcgagagcctgtgccgccttttgccagccttgcactgtgttagcgtacggtcccttttcgtcacgACCTAATTataccaataaacctcatcacacattcgtcaagtcaacgccgccgatgttggtttttgttaactctctcgcatttaagtgaccaatgtctgttctcgccgttcctgggtagttataaactgtcaatcacctgtggcgcatacccgtgcaccgcggcccgtggcaaacgggcatgtgccacacgtgtctagtggaaagggtttgacgacatacgcgacaggattttcacgttattcatgtcatgacccgacaatcatattcgtcatattcgtcaaatcctctcaccctcccacaccaattttggtctacactaggttaaggagacgatcatgagggcacccagacgtaggcggctagatagatagatacgtagattgaaacgctcaaagtaccagttcgctgagaaatgcttcgcatttaaaacaatacaGCTACAGATATATGAAAGCCTTTCGCCTTTCTAAACGCCACTAGACGATGCAAAAGCTCGCTTAAGGGTTGACGCAAGCTTGAGCATTTGCATACGTGTGCACCCTCTTGTCTCCATCACCTCCACTCATCACTCTGCCTCTTCCTCGCTCTCATGTTCCCTACCCCGCTCTTTCTAACCCTCTATTGCAGAGTAGTAGGCCACAGTGAGATATAGCTTCGGCTCACAACTCTGCCTATGAATGAATATGGGATGTGTGGTGCAGTGATTACGGCGCTCGGCCGCTGACCAGAAAGATGGGTGTTCGATCCCAcccgaggcggccgcatttcgatgaaggcaacatgctagaggcccgtatcctttgatttaggtgcgcgttaaagattcccaggtggctgaaattccCGGAGCTACCCACtatagcgtgcctcataatcataccgcggctttcgcacgtaaaaccctaaaattattattaatgaggactaacacactataatgccaatgaaagtgtaggagatgttatttgtagtaattaggatataaatgtgaacaaagtaaagtggacgaaaggataacttgccgccggcagggaccggcaggctgcgatcggcgctgactaacattcttataggtttaaatgcacatatatacctaataaagtggatgggggatgaccgccgccctAGCTCAGTGAtagcgcatcggacgcgttattcgaaagtcgcaggttcgtttcctgccggcggcatgttatctttccgtccactttactttgtttacatttatatcctaattactacaaatatctCCTGTGAATTCCTTGGCATTCTTGtgtgttagtcctcattaatatggcgtctaacaaagaaaaactggCCCTTAAAATCCATCTTCCTTCCTAAAACCATTATTAATTACTTGAGATGTTTGCGCTGATATTGGGCACCGACTAATTACTGCCAGATGAGAATATAATTGAATCGTCGCACAGGTTTCTAGAAGCGAGCATCTGTTTTCATGATTAATGTATTATGATATTAGCGTCATAATATTCTCCAATAGTTAGAAAGTTTCTGAAGAGGATGTGAAGCGCTCTTTACTAATTGCACATACGACGATTTAGAAACAAGCAGCCGATTTGTTGGTGTGCTCTCTGCGGTTTTCGGCATAGCGGTTTTCGCTATGAAAAACACCGTTATGTGGTATTCGGGGTCACATTTATACACTTTAATTCTTTACGAAGAGATAGAGATAGGCTACTTGAGATACATTCACAGCTAGGGGATTTCTGAGGCAAGGATACTGGCAGAGAACGAAGTTACGGTGGGACCGCTAGCCACTAATAACCACTAGCTTATTCATCCTGTGTCATCCTGTACTCGGTCCCATCGGCGCCTCTGCGCAGTGTGCAGGAAGGTAATGACGAACTGAGCAACTCATTTAAAAATCAATGACTATTGTACATCGAGACTCATCTAAAGTGTGTGCATTAGTTAGGGCATTCACTTTCTTCCCGAGGGTGCAATTGCGCTATCTCACTATAAAtatcgcaaacacacacacacacacacacacacacacacacacacacacacacacacacacacacacacacacacacacacacacacgcacacgcacgcacgcacgcacacgcacacacacacgcgcacacacacacgcacaaacacacacacgcacgcacacgcacacgcgcgcacacacacacgcacacacacacacacacacacacacacgaaatggTTTGTTGATAGTCTAAAGTATTTTCATGTCATGAGCCAGACGCTTGagattgttgtgattagtgatgtatatattcttgcgtgttccGAAATAAACGTGgcttgaagttagcgcttgtgctgtctacgtctctatcttttgtgtcCCTGTTttatgcgctacccagtcgaagttatgcATCATGAGGTAATCTAGTTACGTTGCAGAAGCAAGCCTTACGGGCTTTTGCTGACCTACCATACAAAGGTcatcccgctaaagggaaccatgtgtggatgcgaagcagcggggagatggttagcttgagtgggagatgttgtaattttttttcttgcgttctcgagcctgtgccttcctctggcgtagaatcagcactgtgttccattctccatccagctcccgctgcgtggcactgccggcgtccgaggtattcgactctagcaaagtcgcaagatcatgtgcgtctgcctctctgcagtccatgccattggtgtcgtggTGAAATTCTTCACCGAGTGCAGGAGAGCGCGAGCgtcccgcgtctagagccacataagcagaggcggccatcggccgctcgtgccacatcaagacgccggaggcatcgctgctgcctactcgtcgcaggagagaatgaggcgcgggagagggggagtggaggggggcaggggagagaggtgtatggagaggaggtgtgtggagagggcttgcgcatgcgcagtaagggtggtcacctccgcacaccggattgaactccgccataagatgcgtCTCATCTAATATAAAATTACCCGAGTTCACCTACACCTACACGAGTATCAGCTTACGAGTTTTTCTAAACGCGAAACGATTGGGGGTACCACTCATATCAGGAACATCGAGGACTTGAAAACCAAGCAATCGTCTCGCGTAAACCGATACACTGAACATTGGGCATTTCCGCGTCCACGCGCAAGCTACGGTCTTCAAACGCTGTCCTATTGTCTTCCCTCAACGCTAAATGAATATAAATTATATGATGAAAACATGTTTCGCTCCTAAAAACCCATTACTGCAACTGCTATTGTGAGTGTGACCTTTCTTATGTGCCTTTGGAAAAATATTTCCTCAGCCATTTCAAATCGCTAAATTCTCGTTTTCTTGTTCTCGTTTTCGTTTGCTGTATgcatttccttttgttttttcaaTGTTGCTATAAATGTATGTATTGACCGTTCTTGCCATGTTGCTGCTTGTGTTTTCACGGGCAGGTGGGACTAGTCGAGCTGTCATTATGCAGATTTTATCCTACCAACCTTGTTGTTTATATATGTTGTTTATATGCATGTTGTATATTTATTTCGGAAGTTTCTTACACTAGAGTGACGCGACTAAACAGCGTACATGAAACACAAACCGAAATGTACGCGTTGCGTTTTTACTTTTTCGGATTTGCTGAACTCTTGCGGTTTTAAAGGGACcggcaaccaatttttatggtcccattttcttcagcgcaacggaaagctccccggtgagagtgtctaatcacggaacggtaacgtggaaaacgccgtgaaacatttttaatcagaatttttcaatctgctgagaatatgaagtcgtaaacacaagtgacaacccatgctgcaaacagtgaacGCGAGAGCGCTTCATATTCGAGGGCGGcgttttgctgcgcatgcgtgcacggcgcgcgcatgcgccgcggctcgacatgtccactggttaccgcgaaggcagcgccggtTCTCACCGTGCatctccttttacctcgtaagcagcaccaaatagagcggggatagataatatacatactctaactttcaGGACTACTTATGGCGCGCCTGACAGCATGAGACTAGGTGACTAtacgtacagcaaaaagtgatcgactgCATATTCCAGCTTCAAGGATCCTCCGCTAGGCTGCTCGACATACCGGTTTTtcttacttttaaacacgattgaAAAATATAAATCccactcacaacgcgaaaaggatgctggaatatgtcactatatttcactgtcttttcatttttaccaggatcgaatcacacgttgtgaccagttgtcggtGCCTTTAATAAATATTGTTGTGAAGTgctaaaaaattaaagaaaagttGTTGTACCCTAGGTTCGTTGGTCGGTGTCTTGTGGCGTGATTTCTCAAACCCACTGCGAGGGATTATCCATACGTCGGGGGGCAGTATGTTCACTGGTTGATTCCTCAGTACTTATAGGGGGCTCTGTGCACGAGTTCTTCCTCCCCGTGTTCTCGTGCTACCAATTGCAGTTATGTGTGTTCTCAAATGTTCTCAAATCAGCCGATCTGTATGCCCTATTAAAGAACCCTAATTGTTAAAAAATGTTGTAGGCTTGATATGTCAACTTCACGACCATATCCCTAGAGTTTGTATCGCTCAAGGTAGCACGGCGGGCTTGCTGGTGATTCATAGCATCCAGAGGTATAGCGCTTCCAAGACGGGACGAAGCGAAGGAgacacatacacagcgctaactttcaacaaatgacTTTCAACAAATGTGCTCAACAAAACATGCGCTGTTTGTTGAACGTTAGCGCTGTGTATGCGTGTTGCGTGTCTTTAGCTTTATCTCTTCTTGGATGCGCTATACCTTTGGATGCTTTGTATCGCTCGTTGTGTTAATATTGCAAGCTTGCCTCAAATTTTTCGTAGTATGCCGCTATAGTTTTGACGCTCTTTTGCCACATATTATCACATTGAACATTGTCACATAGTATTGATAGTATGGTTTCTGTCCGATGCCGCAGCACTTACTCGATCTCTTATAACTAAAAATTCTCACTTTATAAAACAGCACGTTTTGTTGTTTCATTccgttttattatttctttttcctctccAACTTCGTTCTCTTCGAGCAATCGTGCCACTGATAGCAGCAATAAATCCACAAAAACTCAACATTACTTTTCACCTTTTAAAAATTCCTGTTTGTAAAAATAAACCGGACCACGCATAACAGTTTCTACAGGTATAAATGAGTAATTACAAGAGAACGTTGAGCTAAAGCACTCAGTATGAACCATCGGCTTTCTCATAATGAAAGGTTTCCTAGAAGAAGgatacgaagaagaagaagaagaagaaaactgccATGGAAGCAACGCGTTTCTACTCGGTCGGAAGACCACAGATGACCGCGTTCCGAAAAAAGCTGGTCATCGTCGGCGATGGTGAGGGCAGCAAGAGGCGTCCTCCAAGCGTCTTCGGTGATGGCGAGCTTGCGGATGCCCCTGTGCCTGCCATCTTGGAGAACTATGTCGCCACCATCGACGTCAGGGCCGAGCTGGCCTTATGGGACACAGCGGGGCAGGAGGACTATGACCGGTTGCGGCCACTGTCGAACCTGAAAATAGGCGCGACCTTgatgtgcttcagcatcgactcGCCCGACTTCCTGCACAAACCGGAGTCGTGGAGGCCGGAGGTCCGCCACTTCTGCGCCAACGTGTCCGTCATCTTCGCAAAGGTGATGAACCCCGGCTGCCACTTGCCCATGCTGGCAGATCCAGCCATGACGAAGCACAAGCACGGTGTTCCTGCGGAAGGGCGTACCACGTCGGTGAAGACCAACGCCAACGACTCACCTGGAGTACAATGCCAAGACCAAGGACGGTGTGCGCGAGGTGATCGATAGTGCAAAGACGGTCACCTTTCCCAGGTGTAGAGGCCGTAGTATATTAAATTTATTCCGCAATATAGAATAAACCTCTTCCAGTCTCGGGTGAGAAGCCAGAGGGGGGCTGGAGGAGCTTCTCTCGCTTTTGTGTCTTACTCGTATTAATGTGCGCGCCGCCAACAGCTCTCGGTTCGCTATCACATGCCTCCTGGAAATTGAGGAAGGTTTATATGTTATAACGTTGTTGTTGTACCCCAGACAATTAACTTTTGAATTATTCAATTGAAGACAGTTGGTTATATTAagaagttgtagtgcatgacaatCTCTgacatacacattttttttagaaattaaaaagttgcacgtaatttgagatattcatcatcgaattttaagggcgatatcgaaactgatcacGCTCAGCGCGCTCGAAACGCGCCCACTCATTttcgtcagaccggaactacccgtgacacggagtgacgaaatttgaataaagGCGCGTCGTGGCCGTTTCTTTCCGTGAAAAGTGGCAAGTTATATCGCTTGCGATGGCGGATCGCCTTACCGTTGCGTgcggtgtttggtgcttatctgtttctgtCGAGCTGTGCAAAGGAAAACCGAAATATCTGCCTTTTCTTcctctgggaagcataaaactcggggCCAGCCACTGCGgagcttcttgcagacaggcgaaatagtttttcccGCCTCTTTACAGTTTAAGAAAGGAAGAGACAAGCCCtacacatcgcacccaaagaaTAAGCTCTCTACTTGCGCATTCCAGAACGCTTGCCGATTtccctgaccagattctgctttgacgcaccttcattcaaatttcgtcacttccttgtcacgcgTAGTTCCGGTCTTACGTAACAGAGGCCGCGTAGCCACCGCGCCGGGTGCCATCATTTTTTATATCGGCCTTGGAACTCGCTGATTAATAGTacctcgaattacgtgcaacgtTCGTGATTTCGAAAAAattggtatgccataaattggcacgcactacaactttctaataagAATGACTGCCCTCAagtgaataattaaaaagttaaataagaAGTGTTTGTTAATCGGTCGCGTCAATGTCAtttttagttgcggcaaagtatttccgcctcgacatagattTCTTGTGCGAAAATGACAGCGTCTGAAGGTCACAGAATTTTTatcaaaaatctgtattgtctagaaaaaaaaacacccggtTAAATACATAAGGGTATCGTATTCACTCACACTGAACTGCGGCGGTCCGGTCAGTATCAAACGCAACGAAACAGCAGCGTACTACGGTAACGAGGCATTCCTTCTTCCTTCACCTTACGGTACGCTTCAGTAGCGTCCTATTTCTGAATTTTATTTGTTTATAGCACGAATGAGTTACGTCCAAACTATTTATTTCTAAACCTAGTCCTTCAGCATGCTAATTAATTTCCTTAATCAGGGCACCATGCGATTCACGGCCGATCCGCCGTGGTGGATTGCGttaagtgtctgaggaacaacaacaacattaTAACATATAAACCTTCCTCAATTTCCAGGAGGCACGTGATAGCGAACCGAGAGCTGTTGACGGCGCGCACAATAATACGAGTAAGACAGAAAAGCGAGAGAAGCTCCTCCAGCCCCCCTCTGGCTTCTCACTCGAGACTGGAAGAGGTTTATTCTATATTGCGGAATAAATTGAATATCCTACGGCCTCTACACCTGGGATAGGAGACCGTTTTTGCACTATCGACCACCTCGCGCACACCGTCCTTGGTCTTGGCGGATTGTACTCCAGGTGAGTCGTCGGCGTTGGTCTTCACCGACGTGGTACACTTTTCCTCAGGAACACCGTGCTCGTGCTTCGTCATGGCTGGATCTGCAAGCATGGGCAAGTGGTAGCCGGGGTTCATCACCTTTGCAAAGATGACGGACACGCTGGCGCAGAAGTGGCGGACCTCCGGCCTCCACGACTCCGGTTTGTGCAGGAAGTCGGGCgagtcgatgctgaagcacatcAAGGTCGAGCCTCTTTTCAGGTGCGACAGTGGCCGCAACCGGTCATAGTCCTCCTGCCCCGCTGTGTCCCATAAGGCCAGCTCAGCCCTGACGTCGATGGTGGCGACATAGTTCTCCAAGACGGCAGGCACAGGGGCATCCGCAAGCTGGCCATCACCGAAGACGCTTAGAGGACGCCTCTCGCTGCCCTCACCATCGCCGACGATGACCAGCTTTTTTCGGATCGCGGTCATCTGTGGTGTTCCGACGGAGTAGAAACGCACTGCTTCCATGGCAgttttcttctgcttcttcttcgtaTCCTTCTTCTAGGAAACCTTTCATTATCAGAAAGCCGATGGTCCATACTGAGCGCTTTGCCTCAACGTTCCACAGTAATTACTCATTTATACCTGTAGAAACTGTTATGCGTGGTCCGGTTTATTTTTACAAACAGGAATTTTTAAAAGGTGAAAAGTAATGGTGAGTTTTTGTGGATTTATTGCTGCTATCAGTGGCACGATTGCTCGAAGAGAACGAAGTTGGAGAGGAAATAGAAATAATAAAACGGAATGAAACAACAAAACATGTGCTGTTTTACAAACTGAGAATTTTTAGTTAGATCGAGTAAGTGCAGCGGCATCGGACAGAAACCATACTATCAATGCTATGTCACAATGTTCAATGTGGTAATATGTGCTAAAGGAGCGTCAAAACTGGAGCGGCATATTGCGAAAAATTTTAGGCAAGCTTGCCATATTAACACAACGAGAGATTTAAAGCATCCAAAGGTAGAGCGCATCCAAGAAGGGATGAAGCTAAAGACACGCAACACGCATACACAGCGCTAACGTTCAACAAACAGCGCATGTTTTGTTGAGCACATTCGTTGAAAGTCattcgttgaaagttagcgctgtgtatgtgtgtcCTTCGCTTCGTCGCGTCTTGAATGcgctcagtgctgggcagtatcgatgatacatgtatctcagatactatcttagataataTTGggggtattttgtatctgtattgcGATAGGTCTCGCAAGACTATTATCTGggtctgtatttccgatacattcactaatgtatcgtgtatcttaagatacaagatactcctatagaacACCACCGTACGAATCAATAATCAAGtgtgcttctcaagctggtactggtgccactaaaccgACTGAATAAATCTAAGTGCAGTGACATATTGTTATCATTTTGGAAAACGATGATGTGTGCGCGTCCCCGTTGGTGGAGCCGagcaacatgacagcgctcgcgtagtctcgacagaacaagcgcgcgaacgtctatgcttagctcacgtgcctttcttttctcgattttcttcttttctcgtgtgccagtgccatgataggtacccttatccactgtccagcgccgcgtaccacaatacGTGCGGCGATTATCGCGGAAATACTGATGCCGCTCCCCTGCGAAGTGCTTccttacgaaatctgaagcatagggttgctttgcgtctcgtggctttcacacatgaCCGATTTGAAGCATCTTGTttatgtaagttcgacttacatgcgattgacttttGTGGAAATAAGATCTTAACTATAGCGCCACatgtaccgatgctagatctaatagatgaagcgtttacctagcagaagatatgttcgtgtaccctatttttttcttcctgctgtcgatttaatcccggtcgcggcggtggcattttcgatggaggcgaaaatacttgaggcccgtgtacttcgatttacgggcacgttaaagaacttcaggtagTCGacctttccggagccctccgctacggcgtccatcataatcatatagtgattttgtgatgcaaaactgcaaaaattattaaaattatgcgcagttTCCATCGCTGATGAATAGAGGACCACGCGTTCTGCCGATGATCAGAACGCCGAAGGCCAACGATATTTATTGCCGCCATTAGTGCACAGCGTTCTTTTGCTTGTAGATACATTGAGTTACTTATTTTTCTGGGCAGAAGattgcccaatgagcagttttGTTTCTACCAgggtgactgccgccttcttcatcgtcaccaccacgataaaatacaataggtattagatatttctggggtgcacattttctctcgttgaagaaaaattgttaaaagattgcaagTTAGTGCGTATATTTataacgaacgttttacgccagcaggtaagtagaacatgaaaagtcattg includes these proteins:
- the LOC119373871 gene encoding ras-like GTP-binding protein Rho1 codes for the protein MEATRFYSVGRPQMTAFRKKLVIVGDGEGSKRRPPSVFGDGELADAPVPAILENYVATIDVRAELALWDTAGQEDYDRLRPLSNLKIGATLMCFSIDSPDFLHKPESWRPEVRHFCANVSVIFAKVMNPGCHLPMLADPAMTKHKHGVPAEGRTTSVKTNANDSPGVQCQDQGRCARGDR
- the LOC119373969 gene encoding ras-like GTP-binding protein rhoA is translated as MEAVRFYSVGTPQMTAIRKKLVIVGDGEGSERRPLSVFGDGQLADAPVPAVLENYVATIDVRAELALWDTAGQEDYDRLRPLSHLKRGSTLMCFSIDSPDFLHKPESWRPEVRHFCASVSVIFAKVMNPGYHLPMLADPAMTKHEHGVPEEKCTTSVKTNADDSPGVQSAKTKDGVREVVDSAKTVSYPRCRGRRIFNLFRNIE